The genomic interval CACCACGGTGTCATAGACCATGCCAAAGGTGCGCCTCGGCACGGGTCCACTCTCGGCCGCGAGCGTCCACTCGACGCAGTGTTGCGCCTGGATGAGCGCGGGACAGCAGACGAGCATCAGCATGCCGAGCAGGAACGTGTACGGGCGCTGCGCTGGATTCATGCCGCTTCTCCCTCTCGGTTCGGGGCCTCACTCCACGCGCGCGACATTGCTCGTGGCGCAGAAGTCGAGATCGAGCAGTTGCAGTCGACCGCCGCATGCACCCAAACCCACCGAGCCGTTGAGCGTTCCGCCACCCTGATTGTCTGACTGACCGCGATAGATGATGCGCAGCCGCTGCGCGCCGAGTTGAAGCACGGTTCCCGCGCACGGCTGACCCGGGGGGATGGTCGTCATGCCGGCTTGCGTCGAAAACAGCAGCACCACGGGGCCGCCGGGTGAGCCGCCGGACCATTCGATGGTCAGCGGTCCTCCTTGCGGGCAGGACGATGCGACGCTCAGCCCCAGCTCGACGACCACCAGCGACGCATCGCGACTGAAAGTCTCGCCGCACGCGCCGCGCACCTGAACGCTGTAGAGACCCTGGTGCTCGATCCGCGCCGGGTCGATCGTAAGTGTGTCCGTCTGCGCTCCGTGGATCGAGCCGCCATCGAACAGCGGCGTGTTGCCGAACCACCACTGATAAGTAAACGGCCCGCCGCCGGCCGGCGTGACGCGAAACTCCGCGCGCCCCTCGCCGCCGACCACGACGTCCTGCGGCGACTGCTGCACCCACAGGCGCGGCGTCTCCGACCAGGTGTCGCTCCAGGTGTCCTGGCCGCGCCGGCCGCCGTATACGACGAGCTGCTGATTCACCGCGTCGTATGTCCCGCTGTGGTACGCGCGGGCACGGGGCCCCTGGGTACCGATGGGAATCCATCGCGAACCTGACCAGCTCCACAGATCAAAGAGGTAGCGCTGCGGATTCCACCCGCCGTGCATGATGATCTGCTGACGCTTGTCGTCGTAGACCATCACCGCGCCCTGGCGCGTCGGAGGCGGCTCGGCGTTGATCTGCTCCCATATCTGCCCGTCCCACTCCCATGTGTCGGCAAAATCGCGGCCGCCGAAGAGCACCGTGCGCTGGAGCAAGGGGTCGTACGCCATCGCGTGCTGCGCGCGCGGCGGCGGCCCACCCAGTGTCACCCGCGTCCACTGCTGCCCGTCGTACTCCCAGGTGTCTTCGTAGTCCGTGCTCAGCGTGCCGCCTCCGAAGAGCACAGTCACTCCTCGCTCCGCGTCGAACGCCATCGCGTGCCGGTATCGGGCTGGCGGCCCGATGACGTTAACTTCGCGCCAGGCGACGCCGTCCCACTCCCACGTATCGCTCTCATACGTGAAGCTCGAACTGCGACCACCGAACATCACCATCACGCCGCGCACCGAGTCATACACCATGGCGTGCTCGGTTCGCGCCTGCGGGCCGCCGGTGGCGACCTGATTCCACCGCTCGCCGTCCCATTCCCAGGTATCGCCAAGGGCGAAGCTGTCCGATGTCTTTCCGCCGTGCAGCACGACCACGCCGCGCTGCGTGTCAAACGCCATCACGGCCGTCCATCGCTGGCCCGGCCCTTCGCGGCTCAATTCGCTCCACTGGCCACATTCCTGCGCCAGGCCGCGCGGCGAAATGGCGGCCGTCAGTATCAATATTGCAATCGATATGGATCGTCTTCGCCCGAGCGTCCGTGGCATGTCACGCTCCGTTTCTCAGGCTGCCGCGCGTGGTGCATTGATCGGAGGCGCGACATCTGCATGATCATACCAGAAGACCGCCCATGACCCGCCGGCCGCAACATGGCGCGTGAAAATCAGGGTTGATTTCTCGCCGGGCCTACCGCTCGCTCATCGCGTTTCGCACGGGAACGTGCAGGCCGAGGACCGCGTTAACGATGGCCTCGGCTTCGTATTCGGCGGTGAAATGCCCGCCGCCTGGCCGCAGATCGACGCGCTGCACGGACTGGCCCGACCAGAGCCCGACCCACCGGTCGAGAGCCGGATACACGCGCTGGCCTTGCGCATCGACGCACCAGTCGATCCCGTCGATGCGCCGGCACTCCAGCGGCGGCGGGCACGTCGGATTTGCATTGGCATTGCAGCGCAGCGCACCGAACCACTTGTCATCCGCGCACATCACGAACGCAACAGGGCGGTCGCTCAACTGCTGCACCGCGAGTTCGACTTCTTCCATGAACGCAGGGTCGAGGCCGATGTAGTGATAGAGCCGATTGGTCGGCTGGATGGCGTCTTCGCTCAGCGGCAGGCCGGTGCTCACGTTGAGAAACGGGCCCCAGTACGCATTGCGCACGGCGAGATACGGCTGAGAGCCGGGCGGGCCGTAGAGACCGGCCACACTCTGCCCCACGCTCTTTGGCAGACTGCCGGTGCGCAGCAACTCCTCGGCGTTGCTCACGTTGTAGTTCACCCAGTCAAAGAGGAAGTGAAAGAGTGGCCGGTCGGATTCGTGCAGCGTCCAGCCCCAGGTGTTGAGCACGACGAGCGAATCAATGCGCTCCGGCGAGACACCGGCCGCGTGCAGCCCGATCGGTCCACCCCAGTCGTGAATGACGAGCGTGACCTCGTTCAGATCGAGCGCCTCTATGAACTGGGCGAGATTCTCCGCCTGCGAACGCGGCGAGTATGGGAATGAATTCGGATCGGGCTTGCTCGACATGCCGAAACCGAGCAGGTCGGGCGCGATGGTGCGATAGCCGTGCGCGCGCAGGCCGGCGATCACCTCGCGATAGAGAAACGACCACGACGGATTGCCGTGCACGAGCAGCACCGTGCCGCGCGGCTCGGGGGTGGCCCGTT from Phycisphaerales bacterium carries:
- a CDS encoding alpha/beta fold hydrolase, producing the protein MRGANFAIAAGLMMCLGAASSALAQDCGPNWEPPFAVDPALYPFEHHCIKTAGGVIHYVDERATPEPRGTVLLVHGNPSWSFLYREVIAGLRAHGYRTIAPDLLGFGMSSKPDPNSFPYSPRSQAENLAQFIEALDLNEVTLVIHDWGGPIGLHAAGVSPERIDSLVVLNTWGWTLHESDRPLFHFLFDWVNYNVSNAEELLRTGSLPKSVGQSVAGLYGPPGSQPYLAVRNAYWGPFLNVSTGLPLSEDAIQPTNRLYHYIGLDPAFMEEVELAVQQLSDRPVAFVMCADDKWFGALRCNANANPTCPPPLECRRIDGIDWCVDAQGQRVYPALDRWVGLWSGQSVQRVDLRPGGGHFTAEYEAEAIVNAVLGLHVPVRNAMSER